In Sylvia atricapilla isolate bSylAtr1 chromosome 33, bSylAtr1.pri, whole genome shotgun sequence, a single window of DNA contains:
- the LOC136373185 gene encoding scale keratin-like gives MSCYDLCPPKTSLDLCPPRTGVAVPQPIAESCNELCARQCPDSSALIQPPPVVVTFPGPILSSFPQQAVVGSSGAPAFGGSLGLGSLYGAGATQASGGLCTFGRAYAAPTCSPCALPRYTKKLWDTCGPC, from the coding sequence ATGTCCTGCTACGACCTGTGCCCACCCAAGACCAGCCTGGACCTGTGCCCCCCCAGGACCGGCGTGGCCGTACCCCAGCCCATCGCTGAGAGCTGCAACGAGCTGTGCGCCCGCCAGTGCCCCGACTCGTCGGCCTTGATCCAGCCGCCGCCTGTGGTGGTCACCTTCCCCGggcccatcctcagctccttcccccagcaaGCCGTGGTGGGCTCCTCCGGAGCGCCGGCCTTTGgcggctccctggggctgggcagcctcTACGGCGCCGGCGCCACCCAGGCCTCGGGGGGCCTCTGCACCTTTGGCAGAGCCTACGCTGCTCCCACCTGCAGCCCTTGCGCCTTACCCCGCTACACCAAGAAGCTCTGGGACACCTGCGGGCCCTGCTAG
- the LOC136373168 gene encoding scale keratin-like codes for MSCYDLCPPKSSLDLCPPRTGVAVPQPIAESCNELCTRQCPDSSALIQPPPVVVTFPGPILTSFPQQAVVGSSGAPAFGGSLGLGGLYGAGATQASGGLCTFGRAYAAPACSPCALPRYSRKLWDTCGPC; via the coding sequence ATGTCCTGCTACGACCTGTGCCCACCCAAGTCCAGCCTGGACCTGTGCCCCCCGAGGACCGGCGTGGCCGTGCCCCAGCCCATCGCTGAGAGCTGCAACGAGCTGTGCACCCGCCAGTGCCCCGACTCGTCGGCCTTGATCCAGCCGCCGCCTGTGGTGGTCACCTTCCCCGGGCCCATCctcacctccttcccccagcaagCCGTGGTGGGCTCCTCCGGAGCACCGGCCTTTGgcggctccctggggctgggcggCCTCTACGGTGCTGGCGCCACCCAGGCCTCGGGGGGCCTCTGCACCTTTGGCAGAGCCTACGCTGCTCCCGCCTGCAGCCCTTGCGCCTTGCCCCGCTACAGCAGGAAGCTCTGGGACACCTGCGGGCCCTGCTAG
- the LOC136373201 gene encoding scale keratin-like — protein MSCYDLCPPKASLDLCPPRTGVAVPQPIAESCNELCARQCPDSSALIQPPPVVVTFPGPILTSFPQQAVVGSSGAPAFGGSLGLGGLYGAGATQASGGLCTFGRAYAAPPCSPCALPRYSKKLWDTCGPC, from the coding sequence ATGTCCTGCTACGACCTGTGCCCGCCCAAGGCCAGCCTGGACCTGTGCCCCCCCAGGACCGGCGTGGCCGTGCCCCAGCCCATCGCTGAGAGCTGCAACGAGCTGTGCGCCCGCCAGTGCCCCGACTCGTCGGCCTTGATCCAGCCGCCACCCGTGGTGGTCACCTTCCCCGGGCCTATCctcacctccttcccccagcaagCCGTGGTGGGCTCCTCCGGAGCACCGGCCTTTGgcggctccctggggctgggcggCCTCTACGGCGCCGGCGCCACCCAGGCCTCGGGGGGCCTCTGCACCTTTGGCAGAGCCTACGCTGCTCCCCCCTGCAGCCCTTGCGCCTTGCCCCGCTACAGCAAGAAGCTCTGGGACACCTGCGGGCCCTGCTAG
- the LOC136373193 gene encoding scale keratin-like, giving the protein MSCYDLCPPKTSLDLCPPRTGVAVPQPIAESCNELCARQCPDSSALIQPPPVVVTFPGPILSSFPQQAVVGSSGAPAFGGSLGLGGLYSAGATQASGGLCTFGRAYAAPACSPCALPRYSKKLWDTCGPC; this is encoded by the coding sequence ATGTCCTGCTACGACCTGTGCCCACCCAAGACCAGCCTGGACCTGTGCCCCCCCAGGACTGGCGTGGCCGTACCCCAGCCCATCGCTGAGAGCTGCAACGAGCTGTGCGCCCGCCAGTGCCCCGACTCATCGGCCTTGATCCAGCCGCCGCCTGTGGTGGTCACCTTCCCCGggcccatcctcagctccttcccccagcaaGCCGTGGTGGGCTCCTCCGGAGCACCGGCCTTTGgcggctccctggggctgggcggCCTCTACAGCGCCGGCGCCACCCAGGCCTCGGGGGGCCTCTGCACGTTTGGCAGAGCCTACGCTGCTCCCGCCTGCAGCCCTTGCGCCTTGCCCCGCTACAGCAAGAAGCTCTGGGACACCTGCGGGCCCTGCTAG
- the LOC136373219 gene encoding scale keratin-like, producing MSCYDICPPRTSLDLCPPRTGVAVPQPIAESCNELCARQCPDSSALIQPPPVVVTFPGPILTSFPQQAVVGSSGAPAFGGSLGLGGLYGAGATQASGGLCTFGRAYAAPACSPCALPRYSKKLWDTCGPC from the coding sequence ATGTCCTGCTACGACATTTGCCCACCAAGAACCAGCCTGGACCTGTGCCCCCCCAGGACCGGCGTGGCCGTGCCCCAGCCCATCGCTGAGAGCTGCAACGAGCTGTGCGCCCGCCAGTGCCCCGACTCGTCGGCCTTGATCCAGCCGCCGCCCGTGGTGGTCACCTTCCCCGGGCCCATCctcacctccttcccccagcaagCCGTGGTGGGCTCCTCCGGAGCACCGGCCTTTGgcggctccctggggctgggcggCCTCTACGGCGCCGGCGCCACCCAGGCCTCGGGGGGCCTCTGCACCTTTGGCAGAGCCTACGCTGCTCCCGCCTGCAGCCCTTGCGCCTTGCCCCGCTACAGCAAGAAGCTCTGGGACACCTGCGGGCCCTGCTAG
- the LOC136373171 gene encoding scale keratin-like: MSCYDICPPRTSVDLCPPRTGVAVPQPIAESCNELCARQCPDSSALIQPPPVVVTFPGPILTSFPQQAVVGSSGAPAFGGSLGLGGLYGAGATQASGGLCTFGRAYAAPACSPCALPRYSKKLWDTCGPC, encoded by the coding sequence ATGTCCTGCTACGACATTTGCCCACCAAGAACCAGCGTGGACCTGTGCCCCCCCAGGACCGGCgtggctgtgccccagcccatCGCTGAGAGCTGCAACGAGCTGTGCGCCCGCCAGTGCCCTGACTCCTCAGCCTTGATCCAGCCGCCGCCTGTGGTGGTCACCTTCCCCGGGCCCATCctcacctccttcccccagcaagCCGTGGTGGGCTCCTCCGGAGCACCGGCCTTTGgcggctccctggggctgggcggCCTCTACGGCGCCGGCGCCACCCAGGCCTCGGGGGGCCTCTGCACCTTTGGCAGAGCCTACGCTGCTCCCGCCTGCAGCCCTTGCGCCTTGCCCCGCTACAGCAAGAAGCTCTGGGACACCTGCGGGCCCTGCTAG
- the LOC136373197 gene encoding scale keratin-like — MSCYDLCPPKTSLDLCPPRTGVAVPQPIAESCNELCARQCPDSSALIQPPPVVVTFPGPILTSFPQQAVVGSSGAPAFGGSLGLGGLYGAGATQASGGLCTFGRAYAAPACSPCALPRYTKKFWDTCGPC; from the coding sequence ATGTCCTGCTACGACCTGTGCCCACCCAAGACCAGCCTGGACCTCTGCCCTCCCAGGACCGGCGTGGCCGTGCCCCAGCCCATCGCTGAGAGCTGCAACGAGCTGTGCGCCCGCCAGTGCCCCGACTCGTCGGCCTTGATCCAGCCGCCGCCCGTGGTGGTCACCTTCCCCGGGCCCATCctcacctccttcccccagcaagCCGTGGTGGGCTCCTCCGGAGCACCAGCCTTTGgcggctccctggggctgggcggCCTCTACGGCGCCGGCGCCACCCAGGCCTCGGGGGGCCTCTGCACCTTTGGCAGAGCCTACGCTGCTCCCGCCTGCAGCCCTTGCGCCTTGCCCCGCTACACCAAGAAGTTCTGGGACACCTGCGGGCCCTGCTAG
- the LOC136373220 gene encoding scale keratin-like: MSCYDLCPPKTSLDLCPPRTGVAVPQPIAESCNELCARQCPDSSALIQPPPVVVTFPGPILSSFPQQAVVGSSGAPAFGGSLGLGGLYGAGATQASGGLCTFGRAYAAPACSPCALPRYSKKLWDTCGPC; encoded by the coding sequence ATGTCCTGCTATGACCTGTGCCCACCCAAGACCAGCCTGGACCTGTGCCCACCCAGGACCGGCGTGGCCGTGCCCCAGCCCATCGCTGAGAGCTGCAATGAGCTGTGCGCTCGCCAGTGCCCCGACTCATCGGCCTTGATCCAGCCGCCACCCGTGGTGGTCACCTTCCCCGggcccatcctcagctccttcccccagcaaGCCGTGGTGGGCTCCTCCGGAGCACCGGCCTTTGgcggctccctggggctgggcggCCTCTACGGCGCCGGCGCCACCCAGGCCTCGGGGGGCCTCTGCACCTTTGGCAGAGCCTACGCTGCTCCCGCCTGCAGCCCTTGCGCCTTGCCCCGCTACAGCAAGAAGCTCTGGGACACCTGCGGGCCCTGCTAG
- the LOC136373205 gene encoding scale keratin-like has product MSCYDICPPRTSVDLCRPRTGVAVPQPIAESCNELCARQCPDSSALIQPPPVVVTFPGPILTSFPQQAVVGSSGAPAFGGSLGLGGLYGAGATQASGGLCTFGRAYAAPACSPCALPRYTKKLWDTCGPC; this is encoded by the coding sequence ATGTCCTGCTACGACATTTGCCCACCAAGAACCAGCGTGGACCTGTGCCGCCCCAGGACCGGCGTGGCCGTGCCCCAGCCCATCGCTGAGAGCTGCAACGAGCTGTGCGCCCGCCAGTGCCCCGACTCGTCGGCCTTGATCCAGCCGCCGCCCGTGGTGGTCACCTTCCCCGGGCCCATCctcacctccttcccccagcaagCCGTGGTGGGCTCCTCCGGAGCACCGGCCTTTGgcggctccctggggctgggcggCCTCTACGGCGCCGGCGCCACCCAGGCCTCGGGGGGCCTCTGCACCTTTGGCAGAGCCTACGCTGCTCCCGCCTGCAGCCCTTGCGCCTTGCCCCGCTACACCAAGAAGCTCTGGGACACCTGCGGGCCCTGCTAG
- the LOC136373160 gene encoding scale keratin-like: protein MSCYDICPPRTSVDLCPPRTGVAVPQPIAESCNELCARQCPDSSALIQPPPVVVTFPGPILSSFPQQAVVGSSGAPAFGGSLGLGGLYGAGATQASGGLCTFGRAYAAPACSPCALPRYSKKLWDTCGPC, encoded by the coding sequence ATGTCCTGCTACGACATTTGCCCACCAAGAACCAGCGTGGACCTGTGCCCCCCCAGGACCGGCGTGGCCGTGCCCCAGCCCATCGCTGAGAGCTGCAACGAGCTGTGCGCCCGCCAGTGCCCTGACTCCTCGGCCTTGATCCAGCCGCCGCCCGTGGTGGTCACCTTCCCCGggcccatcctcagctccttcccccagcaaGCCGTGGTGGGCTCCTCCGGAGCACCGGCCTTTGgcggctccctggggctgggcggCCTCTACGGCGCCGGCGCCACCCAGGCCTCGGGGGGCCTCTGCACCTTTGGCAGAGCCTACGCTGCTCCCGCCTGCAGCCCTTGCGCCTTGCCCCGCTACAGCAAGAAGCTCTGGGACACCTGCGGGCCCTGCTAG
- the LOC136373169 gene encoding scale keratin-like, giving the protein MSCYDICPPRTSVDLCPPRTGVAVPQPIAESCNELCARQCPDSSALIQPPPVVVTFPGPILTSFPQQAVVGSSGAPAFGGSLGLGGLYGAGATQASGGLCTFGRAYATPACSPCALPRYSKKLWDTCGPC; this is encoded by the coding sequence ATGTCCTGCTACGACATTTGCCCACCAAGAACCAGCGTGGACCTGTGCCCCCCCAGGACCGGCGTGGCCGTGCCCCAGCCCATCGCTGAGAGCTGCAATGAGCTGTGCGCCCGCCAGTGCCCCGACTCATCGGCCTTGATCCAGCCGCCGCCTGTGGTGGTCACCTTCCCCGGGCCCATCctcacctccttcccccagcaagCCGTGGTGGGCTCCTCCGGAGCACCGGCCTTTGgcggctccctggggctgggcggCCTCTACGGCGCCGGCGCCACCCAGGCCTCGGGGGGCCTCTGCACCTTTGGCAGAGCCTACGCTACTCCCGCCTGCAGCCCTTGCGCCTTGCCCCGCTACAGCAAGAAGCTCTGGGACACCTGCGGACCCTGCTAG
- the LOC136373173 gene encoding scale keratin-like, with product MSCYDICPPRTSVDLCPPRTGVAVPQPIAESCNELCARQCPDSSALIQPPPVVVTFPGPILTSFPQQAVVGSSGAPAFGGSLGLGGLYGSGATQASGGLCTFGRAYAAPACSPCALPRYSKKLWDTCGPC from the coding sequence ATGTCCTGCTACGACATTTGCCCACCAAGAACCAGCGTGGACCTGTGCCCCCCCAGGACCGGCGTGGCCGTGCCCCAGCCCATCGCTGAGAGCTGCAACGAGCTGTGCGCCCGCCAGTGCCCCGACTCGTCGGCCTTGATCCAGCCGCCGCCTGTGGTGGTCACCTTCCCCGGGCCCATCctcacctccttcccccagcaagCCGTGGTGGGCTCCTCCGGAGCACCGGCCTTTGgcggctccctggggctgggcggCCTCTACGGCTCCGGCGCCACTCAGGCCTCGGGGGGCCTCTGCACCTTTGGCAGAGCCTACGCTGCTCCCGCCTGCAGCCCTTGCGCCTTGCCCCGCTACAGCAAGAAGCTCTGGGACACCTGCGGGCCCTGCTAG
- the LOC136373174 gene encoding scale keratin-like: MSCYDLCPPKASVDLCPPRTGVAVPQPIAESCNELCARQCPDSSALIQPPPVVVTFPGPILSSFPQQAVVGSSGAPAFGGSLGLGGLYGAGATQASGGLCTFGRAYAAPACSPCALPRYSKKLWGTCGPC, translated from the coding sequence ATGTCCTGCTACGACCTTTGCCCGCCCAAGGCCAGCGTGGACCTGTGCCCCCCCAGGACCGGCGTGGCCGTGCCCCAGCCCATCGCTGAGAGCTGCAACGAGCTGTGCGCCCGCCAGTGCCCCGACTCGTCGGCCTTGATCCAGCCGCCGCCCGTGGTGGTCACCTTCCCCGggcccatcctcagctccttcccccagcaaGCCGTGGTGGGCTCCTCCGGAGCACCGGCCTTTGgcggctccctggggctgggcggCCTCTACGGCGCCGGTGCCACCCAGGCCTCGGGGGGCCTCTGCACCTTTGGCAGAGCCTACGCTGCTCCCGCCTGCAGCCCTTGCGCCTTGCCCCGCTACAGCAAGAAGCTCTGGGGCACCTGCGGGCCCTGCTAG